Proteins encoded in a region of the Pirellulales bacterium genome:
- a CDS encoding type II toxin-antitoxin system ParD family antitoxin — MSVEIPSDLVPFVHSVIASGRCGSEGEVVSEALRLLEAVDRRRGQLRADVLEGINSGESVPRAEVDRQLKEWSARLTAEKAAAKG; from the coding sequence ATGAGCGTTGAAATTCCGTCGGATCTGGTGCCTTTTGTGCATTCCGTGATCGCCAGCGGACGCTGCGGAAGCGAGGGCGAAGTTGTGAGTGAGGCACTGCGATTGCTCGAAGCGGTCGATCGCCGTCGCGGGCAATTGCGCGCCGACGTGTTGGAAGGCATCAACTCCGGCGAGTCGGTTCCGCGGGCGGAGGTGGACCGGCAACTCAAAGAGTGGTCGGCGCGGCTCACCGCCGAAAAGGCCGCAGCCAAGGGATGA